From the genome of Winogradskyella forsetii, one region includes:
- a CDS encoding aldo/keto reductase, whose protein sequence is MKYTTLPNTAIKVSKICLGTMTWGNQNTQDEGFAQMDYALDKGVNFFDCAELYPVPATAETYAETERIIGNWFAKTGNRDNVVLATKIAGPGDYTAHIRTNGFSKAALNEAVNNSLKRLQTDYIDLYQLHWPERDTNTFGTRDYKPNPSDEWEDNFNEILHNLDDIIKSGKIRHVGISNEKAWGTMRYLDESKKQDLPRMITIQNAYSLINRVFEGDLAEIAHRENIGLLAYSPMAFGVLSGKYIKGKDDQNSRLNMFPRFARYSSEQATEAAKRYLKIAEANEMSLAQMALAFVNERPFVTSNIIGATSIDQLKENIDSINLSLSEEVIKAINEVHAEIPNPAP, encoded by the coding sequence ATGAAATACACAACACTACCAAACACAGCTATAAAAGTCAGTAAAATATGTCTTGGCACCATGACTTGGGGCAATCAAAATACCCAAGATGAAGGTTTTGCCCAAATGGATTATGCTTTAGACAAAGGCGTTAATTTCTTCGATTGTGCAGAACTATATCCTGTGCCAGCCACAGCAGAAACTTATGCGGAAACCGAACGCATCATAGGAAATTGGTTCGCTAAAACAGGAAACAGAGACAACGTGGTTTTGGCTACAAAAATTGCAGGTCCTGGAGACTATACAGCACATATTAGAACCAATGGTTTTAGTAAAGCAGCACTAAACGAAGCGGTCAATAATAGTTTAAAACGATTACAAACCGATTATATTGATTTGTACCAACTGCATTGGCCAGAACGTGATACCAACACTTTTGGAACGCGAGATTATAAACCTAATCCAAGTGATGAATGGGAAGATAATTTTAACGAAATCCTTCATAATCTAGATGACATTATAAAATCTGGAAAAATAAGACATGTCGGAATTTCTAACGAAAAAGCTTGGGGAACCATGCGTTATTTGGATGAGTCCAAAAAACAGGATTTACCACGAATGATTACCATTCAAAATGCGTACTCTTTAATAAATCGTGTTTTTGAAGGTGATTTGGCAGAAATTGCCCATAGAGAAAATATTGGGTTATTAGCTTATTCGCCAATGGCTTTTGGTGTGCTATCTGGCAAATACATTAAAGGTAAGGATGACCAGAATTCAAGATTAAATATGTTTCCAAGATTTGCACGTTACAGTAGCGAACAAGCTACCGAAGCTGCCAAACGCTATCTTAAAATAGCAGAAGCTAATGAAATGTCTTTAGCACAAATGGCATTAGCCTTTGTAAACGAAAGACCATTTGTAACCAGTAATATTATCGGAGCCACAAGTATTGATCAGTTAAAGGAAAATATTGATAGTATTAATCTGTCGCTATCAGAAGAAGTTATAAAAGCGATTAACGAAGTTCATGCTGAAATACCAAATCCCGCGCCATAA
- a CDS encoding REP-associated tyrosine transposase, whose product MSRKYKFHNKSGLYFVSFAVVYWVDVFTRECYFKVLADSISYCRKAKGMELYAYCFMSNHVHFIFRSSEDKPMELLRDYKKFTANKIIETIENNSKESRKKWLLSMFMKAGKERSNVTKYQFWQHNNHPIELWSIDVIKRYINYIHNNPVKAGFVVNPTDWKYSSARNFQDDHSVLEIDDAGFLG is encoded by the coding sequence ATGAGCAGAAAATACAAATTCCATAATAAGTCCGGTTTATACTTCGTGTCATTTGCTGTAGTTTATTGGGTAGATGTATTTACAAGAGAATGCTATTTCAAAGTTTTAGCAGATAGTATCAGCTACTGCAGAAAAGCAAAAGGTATGGAATTGTATGCGTATTGTTTTATGTCCAACCATGTGCATTTCATATTTCGTTCTTCTGAAGATAAACCCATGGAATTATTAAGGGATTATAAAAAATTCACAGCCAATAAAATTATTGAGACCATTGAAAATAATTCGAAGGAAAGCCGAAAAAAATGGTTGTTGTCCATGTTTATGAAAGCAGGTAAAGAAAGAAGTAATGTGACTAAGTATCAGTTTTGGCAACATAATAATCATCCTATTGAATTATGGAGTATAGATGTTATTAAACGATATATCAATTACATTCATAATAATCCTGTTAAAGCTGGATTTGTAGTCAATCCTACTGATTGGAAATATTCTAGTGCTCGGAATTTTCAGGATGACCATTCGGTTTTGGAGATTGATGATGCTGGGTTTCTTGGTTAA
- a CDS encoding Lrp/AsnC ligand binding domain-containing protein, which translates to MKVNDKGIYIDGIDKKILRALMEDARTPILEIARNVGISGAAIHQRLKKLEKSGLLAGSKFIINPKILGYTTMAFVGIFLDKAISNPEAVKQLQKIPEVIECHYTTGNWSIFIKILSKDNEHLMHVLNSEIQSIKGVSRTETFISLQEQINRQIKI; encoded by the coding sequence ATGAAAGTTAATGACAAAGGTATTTACATCGATGGTATAGATAAAAAGATTCTTCGTGCATTAATGGAAGATGCAAGAACACCAATTCTTGAAATCGCCCGTAACGTCGGAATTTCGGGTGCTGCGATTCATCAACGTTTAAAGAAATTAGAAAAATCCGGACTTTTAGCAGGTTCAAAATTTATAATCAACCCAAAAATCTTAGGCTATACCACCATGGCTTTTGTTGGTATTTTTCTTGATAAAGCCATAAGTAATCCTGAAGCCGTAAAGCAATTACAAAAAATCCCTGAAGTGATTGAATGTCATTATACCACAGGAAATTGGTCCATCTTTATTAAAATTCTATCGAAAGATAATGAGCATTTAATGCATGTGCTTAATTCTGAAATCCAAAGTATAAAAGGTGTATCGAGGACAGAAACTTTCATTTCTTTGCAGGAACAGATTAATCGACAGATTAAGATATAA
- a CDS encoding saccharopine dehydrogenase family protein: MRNILIIGAGKSSSYLIKYLLDNSQSEKLHITIGDLNVDNAKKWVGTHPNTDVIHLDVFNAESRVAAVKKADIVISMLPARFHIEVAKDCITYKKNMVTASYVSPEMQALDEDAKANNLIFMNEIGVDPGLDHMSAMKIINQIRDKGGKMILFESFTGGLVAPESDNNLWNYKFTWNPRNVVVAGQGGAAKFLQENQFKYIPYNRLFRRTEFLDVEGYGRFEGYANRDSLKYQHVYGLDHIKTLYRGTMRRVGFSRAWNVFVQLGMTDDSYTIDDSINMSYRDFVNAFLPYSPTDSVELKFRHALKIDQDDIVWDKFLELDIFNPRKMVELDKGTPAQILQKILMDSWALSPDDKDMIVMYHKFGYELNGEKHQIDSTMVALGKDQTYTAMAKTVGLPVAIATLAILNGKIKTPGVQIPITKEVYTPILEELESYDIVFNEYEVPYLGYNPLNL, from the coding sequence ATGCGAAACATTTTAATCATTGGTGCAGGTAAATCTTCATCATATCTTATAAAATATTTACTCGATAATTCCCAATCTGAAAAGTTACATATTACCATTGGTGATCTCAATGTTGACAATGCCAAAAAATGGGTTGGCACTCATCCAAATACAGATGTTATTCACTTAGATGTATTTAATGCAGAATCTAGAGTCGCTGCCGTTAAAAAAGCAGATATTGTGATTTCCATGCTTCCAGCGCGTTTTCATATTGAAGTGGCGAAAGATTGTATTACTTACAAAAAGAATATGGTCACGGCTTCTTACGTCAGTCCAGAAATGCAAGCTTTAGATGAAGACGCCAAAGCCAATAATCTCATTTTTATGAATGAAATCGGCGTTGATCCTGGCTTAGACCATATGAGTGCCATGAAAATCATTAATCAGATAAGGGACAAAGGTGGTAAAATGATTTTGTTTGAATCCTTTACAGGTGGTTTGGTAGCTCCCGAAAGCGACAACAACCTTTGGAACTACAAATTTACATGGAACCCAAGAAATGTTGTGGTTGCAGGTCAAGGAGGAGCCGCTAAGTTTTTGCAGGAAAACCAATTCAAATACATTCCATATAATCGCTTATTTAGAAGAACAGAATTTTTAGACGTAGAGGGTTACGGACGTTTTGAAGGTTATGCCAACCGAGATTCCTTAAAATACCAACATGTTTATGGCTTAGACCATATAAAAACATTGTATAGAGGTACCATGAGACGTGTTGGGTTTAGTAGAGCTTGGAATGTTTTTGTACAATTAGGAATGACGGACGACAGCTACACCATTGACGATAGTATCAATATGAGCTATCGGGATTTTGTGAATGCATTTTTACCATACAGCCCAACGGATTCGGTTGAACTTAAATTTAGACATGCACTTAAAATTGACCAAGATGATATCGTATGGGACAAGTTTTTAGAGCTCGATATTTTTAATCCTAGAAAAATGGTGGAACTAGACAAAGGAACACCTGCGCAAATTCTTCAAAAAATCTTAATGGATAGCTGGGCACTTAGTCCGGACGATAAAGATATGATTGTGATGTACCATAAATTTGGCTATGAGCTTAATGGCGAAAAACATCAAATCGATTCCACAATGGTAGCACTTGGTAAAGACCAAACCTATACGGCCATGGCAAAAACCGTGGGTTTACCAGTCGCTATTGCAACGCTGGCAATTCTTAATGGTAAAATAAAAACACCTGGTGTACAAATCCCTATTACAAAAGAGGTTTACACACCTATTTTAGAGGAATTAGAGTCCTATGATATTGTTTTCAATGAGTATGAAGTACCTTATTTAGGTTATAATCCCCTGAATCTTTAG
- a CDS encoding DUF423 domain-containing protein, which yields MNKTLLIIGCILGILGIILGAFAAHGLEKLVDEKLVDADAIKSFETGVRYQIYHAFFLLILGSSSFVNLKTKKTIFYLVIFGVVFFSGSIYGLATNEMSSFDFESIALITPIGGVLLITAWIVMLVGIIRSKVD from the coding sequence ATGAACAAGACACTATTAATTATAGGATGTATTTTAGGGATTTTGGGTATTATTTTAGGAGCCTTTGCGGCTCACGGTTTGGAGAAGTTGGTTGATGAAAAATTAGTTGATGCAGATGCTATTAAATCCTTTGAAACTGGTGTCCGATACCAAATATATCATGCCTTTTTTCTTTTAATTTTGGGTAGTTCTTCATTTGTGAATTTAAAAACAAAGAAAACGATATTCTATTTGGTTATTTTTGGTGTAGTTTTCTTTTCAGGTTCTATATACGGACTGGCCACCAATGAAATGTCAAGCTTTGATTTTGAGAGTATCGCATTGATTACACCAATAGGAGGAGTCCTTCTTATTACGGCTTGGATTGTGATGTTGGTCGGTATAATAAGAAGTAAGGTCGATTAA
- the pckA gene encoding phosphoenolpyruvate carboxykinase (ATP), whose product MANHTQFTKTISLDQYGIKNAKVNYQLSSDELHAETISKGQGVECSSGALAVNTGEFTGRSPMDRFIVKDDITKDKVWWGNINIPFESDKFQKLYDKVVDYLSEKEIYVRDSYACADENYKLNIRVINEYPWSNMFAYNMFLRPTEEELNDFSPEWTVVNAPGFMADPEVDGTRQHNFAILDFTRKIALIGGTGYTGEIKKGIFSALNFILPVFKNTLPMHCSANVGKDDDTAIFFGLSGTGKTTLSTDPNRSLIGDDEHGWTKENTVFNFEGGCYAKVINLSQEQEPEIFAAIKKGAILENVIMDDKGNVDFADTSITQNTRVSYPIYHIDNIKEPSIGKNPKNIFFLTADAFGVLPPISKLTPSQAAYHFISGYTAKVAGTEAGVVEPVPSFSACFGAPFMPLHPTEYANMLSKKMLDAGVNVWLVNTGWTGGPYGVGTRMKLKYTRAMINAALNGDLHDYTYEDYHIHSVFGVAQPRSCPGVPTEVLSPRATWNDDKAYYTMAFKLSNAFRENFKKFESFASEEVRRGGPQRYAF is encoded by the coding sequence ATGGCAAACCATACCCAATTTACGAAAACGATTTCGTTAGATCAATATGGAATTAAAAATGCAAAAGTCAATTATCAACTTTCTTCAGATGAACTTCATGCTGAAACCATCTCCAAAGGACAAGGTGTCGAATGTTCCTCTGGTGCTTTAGCAGTAAATACAGGCGAATTTACTGGGCGCTCCCCAATGGACCGATTTATTGTAAAAGATGACATCACAAAAGACAAGGTGTGGTGGGGAAATATCAATATTCCGTTTGAGAGTGATAAATTTCAGAAGCTTTACGATAAAGTTGTCGATTATTTATCTGAAAAAGAAATCTATGTGCGCGACAGTTATGCATGTGCAGACGAAAACTACAAGCTAAACATTAGAGTTATTAATGAGTATCCTTGGAGTAATATGTTTGCCTACAATATGTTTTTACGTCCTACGGAAGAAGAATTAAACGATTTTTCTCCAGAATGGACGGTGGTAAACGCACCAGGTTTTATGGCAGATCCTGAAGTTGATGGTACACGTCAACACAACTTTGCAATTCTGGATTTTACACGTAAGATTGCGTTAATTGGTGGTACGGGTTATACAGGAGAAATCAAAAAAGGTATTTTTTCCGCTTTAAATTTTATTCTGCCTGTGTTTAAAAACACTTTGCCAATGCATTGCAGTGCCAATGTTGGTAAGGATGATGATACGGCAATTTTCTTTGGATTATCTGGAACTGGAAAAACGACACTTTCCACAGACCCTAATCGCAGTTTAATTGGTGATGACGAACATGGTTGGACTAAAGAAAACACCGTTTTTAATTTTGAAGGTGGTTGTTACGCTAAGGTAATTAATCTATCTCAAGAGCAGGAGCCAGAGATTTTTGCTGCGATTAAGAAAGGGGCGATTCTAGAGAATGTCATCATGGATGATAAAGGTAATGTTGATTTTGCTGACACCTCAATTACTCAAAATACAAGGGTAAGTTACCCAATATACCATATAGATAATATTAAAGAACCATCGATTGGTAAAAACCCAAAGAATATATTTTTCTTAACGGCTGATGCTTTCGGCGTTTTGCCTCCAATATCGAAATTAACACCAAGTCAGGCCGCATATCACTTTATTTCTGGTTACACGGCTAAAGTGGCTGGAACAGAAGCAGGAGTGGTGGAACCAGTACCAAGTTTTTCGGCTTGTTTTGGCGCACCATTTATGCCGTTGCACCCAACAGAGTATGCTAACATGTTAAGTAAAAAAATGTTAGATGCTGGAGTTAATGTTTGGTTGGTAAACACAGGTTGGACAGGAGGTCCTTATGGCGTCGGTACGCGTATGAAGTTAAAATATACAAGAGCTATGATTAACGCAGCTTTGAATGGTGATTTACACGACTATACGTATGAAGATTACCATATCCATTCCGTTTTTGGAGTGGCACAACCAAGATCTTGTCCAGGTGTACCAACAGAGGTATTGAGTCCAAGAGCGACTTGGAATGATGACAAAGCATATTACACCATGGCATTTAAACTTTCTAATGCATTTAGAGAGAATTTTAAGAAGTTTGAGTCTTTTGCCTCTGAAGAGGTGAGACGCGGAGGACCGCAGCGTTATGCATTCTAA
- a CDS encoding uroporphyrinogen-III synthase encodes MKVKTILVSQPEPKIENSPYFDLQEKQKVKVDFRPFIHVEGVSSKDIRQQKVDLSKFTAIILTSRNSVDHFFRVADEMRFKVPDSMKYFCQSEAVAYYLQKYVVYRKRKIYVGKRTFEDLIPLIKKYKDEKFLLPTTDKVKPIIPEILDDLGVTWKQATFYKTVISDLSDLSNVTYDILVFFSPSGIESLFHNFPDFKQNETRIAVFGNTTVKAVKEKGLRVDISAPTPETPSMTMALQKYIDSVNKGK; translated from the coding sequence AGTATCCCAACCAGAGCCAAAAATAGAGAACTCCCCATATTTTGATTTGCAAGAAAAGCAAAAGGTTAAGGTGGACTTTAGACCCTTCATACATGTAGAAGGTGTATCTTCCAAGGATATAAGACAACAAAAGGTTGATCTCAGTAAATTTACAGCTATCATACTTACTAGTAGAAACTCCGTCGATCACTTTTTTAGGGTTGCAGACGAAATGCGCTTTAAAGTGCCCGATTCCATGAAGTATTTTTGCCAATCTGAGGCGGTTGCCTATTATTTACAAAAATATGTGGTTTACCGAAAGCGTAAAATCTATGTGGGAAAACGTACGTTTGAAGATTTAATTCCTTTAATCAAAAAATATAAAGACGAAAAGTTTTTATTGCCAACGACCGATAAAGTAAAACCTATTATACCTGAAATTTTAGACGATTTAGGCGTTACTTGGAAACAAGCCACGTTTTATAAAACCGTAATCAGTGATTTGTCTGATTTATCAAATGTTACTTATGATATTTTAGTATTCTTTAGTCCTTCTGGCATAGAATCCTTATTCCATAATTTTCCAGATTTCAAGCAAAACGAAACGCGTATTGCAGTATTCGGGAATACAACAGTTAAAGCGGTTAAGGAAAAAGGCTTGCGTGTTGATATTTCTGCACCGACGCCTGAAACACCTTCCATGACCATGGCTTTACAGAAGTATATTGATTCAGTTAATAAAGGGAAATAG